The proteins below are encoded in one region of Pseudomonas entomophila L48:
- the tssG gene encoding type VI secretion system baseplate subunit TssG, with the protein MDTTHGPATAAVSRLSRSIREYSLFQAVLLVMEQLREAYPYLEDEELYDLVEFQANPSLGFPGSDVDRIEFFHEHGQLRARMRFNLIGLVGSSSPLPAFYGEQALGDNEDGNPTRTFLDLFHHRLQRLLLPIWRKYRYRASFESGALDGFSSHLFALIGLGGEEIRRAKELNWKRLLPYLGVLSLRAHSAALIEAVLRYYFKHADLVIEQCLERRVDILEEQCNRLGLANSLLGEDAVLGERVRDRSGKFRIHITQLDWQRFHEFLPIGFGYQPLCALTRFTLRDPLDYDIRLELRREEIRELRIGEQNVCHLGWTSWLGRERADGVVTLGSKIH; encoded by the coding sequence ATGGACACCACGCATGGGCCTGCAACCGCTGCTGTAAGCCGGCTGAGCCGGAGCATCCGCGAGTACTCGCTGTTCCAGGCGGTGCTGCTGGTGATGGAGCAGTTGCGCGAGGCCTACCCGTACCTGGAGGACGAGGAGCTCTACGACCTGGTGGAGTTCCAGGCCAATCCCAGCCTGGGTTTCCCCGGCAGCGACGTCGACCGCATCGAGTTCTTCCACGAGCACGGCCAGCTGCGCGCGCGCATGCGCTTCAACCTGATCGGCCTGGTCGGCTCCAGCTCGCCGCTGCCGGCGTTCTATGGCGAGCAGGCGCTGGGCGACAACGAGGACGGCAACCCGACGCGCACGTTCCTCGACCTGTTCCACCACCGCCTGCAGCGCCTGCTGCTGCCGATCTGGCGCAAATACCGCTACCGCGCCAGCTTCGAGAGCGGCGCCCTGGACGGGTTCTCGTCGCACCTGTTCGCCCTGATCGGCCTGGGCGGTGAAGAGATCCGCCGGGCCAAGGAGCTGAACTGGAAGCGCCTGCTGCCGTACCTTGGTGTGCTCAGCCTGCGCGCCCACTCGGCGGCGCTGATCGAGGCGGTGCTGCGTTACTACTTCAAGCACGCCGACCTGGTGATCGAGCAGTGCCTGGAGCGGCGCGTGGACATCCTCGAAGAGCAGTGCAACCGCCTGGGCCTGGCCAACAGCCTGCTGGGCGAAGACGCCGTGCTGGGCGAGCGCGTGCGCGACCGCAGCGGCAAGTTCCGCATCCACATCACCCAGCTGGATTGGCAGCGCTTTCACGAGTTCCTGCCGATCGGTTTCGGTTACCAGCCGCTGTGCGCGCTGACGCGCTTCACCCTGCGCGACCCGCTGGACTACGACATCCGCCTGGAGCTGCGCCGCGAAGAGATTCGCGAGCTGCGCATCGGCGAACAGAACGTCTGCCACCTGGGCTGGACCAGTTGGCTGGGTCGCGAGCGCGCCGATGGCGTGGTGACCCTGGGAAGCAAAATTCATTAA
- the tssH gene encoding type VI secretion system ATPase TssH — translation MAMINVDLQQLVQALDADSRRDLERSAERCVARGGSKILVEDLLLGLLERSDSLLQRALQDAAVDVGEFSAALQPNVEHSATRNPVFAPELVQWLQDALLVSNLELGQSQVDQAALILGLLRNPLRYAGSRYHKLLSGLDIERLKGYALSQQPAAPKAAGAPQGESMLQRFTHNLTQQARDGKLDPVLCRDASIRQMIDILARRRKNNPIVVGEAGVGKTAVVEGLAARIVAGEVPPALQGVDLLALDMGLLQAGASVKGEFERRLKGVIDEVKAAPRPVILFIDEAHTLIGAGGNAGGSDAANLLKPALARGELRTIAATTWAEYKKYFEKDPALARRFQPVQLHEPTVGEAVTILRGLAQLYEKSHGIYLRDDAVVAAAELSARYLTGRQLPDKAVDVLDTACARVRISLAAAPDSLERLRAELAEGERQRNALRRDAEAGLEIDQEAFERLEQRLAEAHDQEIELDARWARQRELAEQVLELRQQVANAPVEAPAPTEGEEGEDAIVGESREQLQQRLAETHQALLDAQAEERLVSAEVCPRLVAEVISAWTGVPLSQLAREHNAKVISFADDLRARIRGQEQAVHALNRAMRATAAGLNKPDAPVGVFLLVGPSGVGKTETALALADLLYGGDRFITTINMSEFQEKHTVSRLIGAPPGYVGYGEGGMLTEAVRQKPYSVVLLDEVEKADPDVLNLFYQIFDKGVANDGEGRQIDFRNTLILMTSNLASDQISALCENGERPDAELLEQHIRPVLSRHFKPALLARMRVVPYYPVGGPVLRELIEIKLGRLGERLQRRQLAFSHCQALVDHLAERCSQSESGARLIDHLIDTHVLPKVADRLLDAMASGEAISRVHATLDADAGVICEFA, via the coding sequence ATGGCCATGATCAACGTAGACCTGCAACAACTCGTCCAGGCCCTGGACGCCGACAGCCGCCGCGACCTGGAGCGCTCCGCCGAGCGCTGCGTGGCCCGTGGCGGCAGCAAGATCCTGGTGGAGGACCTGCTGCTGGGGCTGCTCGAACGCAGCGACAGCCTGCTGCAGCGTGCCCTGCAGGACGCGGCAGTCGACGTCGGCGAGTTCAGCGCCGCACTGCAGCCGAATGTCGAGCACAGCGCCACCCGCAACCCGGTGTTCGCGCCGGAGCTGGTGCAGTGGCTGCAGGATGCGTTGTTGGTTTCCAACCTCGAGCTGGGCCAGAGCCAGGTCGACCAGGCCGCGTTGATCCTTGGTCTGCTGCGCAACCCGCTGCGCTATGCCGGCAGCCGCTACCACAAGCTGCTGTCGGGCCTGGATATCGAGCGTCTCAAGGGCTATGCCCTGTCGCAACAGCCTGCCGCACCGAAGGCTGCTGGCGCGCCCCAGGGCGAGTCGATGCTGCAGCGCTTCACCCACAACCTCACCCAGCAGGCCCGTGACGGCAAGCTCGACCCGGTGCTGTGCCGCGATGCGTCGATCCGCCAGATGATCGATATCCTCGCCCGCCGCCGCAAGAACAACCCGATCGTGGTCGGCGAGGCCGGCGTGGGCAAGACCGCCGTGGTCGAGGGCCTGGCCGCGCGGATCGTCGCTGGTGAAGTGCCGCCGGCGCTGCAAGGTGTCGACCTGCTGGCGCTGGACATGGGCCTGCTGCAGGCCGGGGCCAGCGTCAAGGGCGAGTTCGAGCGCCGCCTGAAAGGCGTGATCGATGAGGTCAAGGCCGCGCCGCGCCCGGTGATCCTGTTCATCGACGAAGCCCATACGCTGATCGGCGCGGGCGGCAATGCCGGTGGTTCCGACGCCGCCAACCTGCTCAAGCCGGCGCTGGCGCGTGGCGAGTTGCGCACCATCGCCGCCACCACCTGGGCCGAGTACAAGAAGTACTTCGAGAAGGATCCGGCCCTGGCCCGTCGCTTCCAGCCGGTGCAACTGCACGAGCCGACCGTGGGCGAGGCGGTGACCATCCTGCGCGGCCTGGCCCAGCTGTACGAGAAGAGCCACGGCATCTACCTGCGTGATGACGCCGTGGTCGCCGCGGCCGAGCTGTCGGCGCGCTACCTGACCGGCCGCCAGTTGCCCGACAAGGCCGTCGACGTGCTCGACACTGCCTGTGCCCGTGTACGCATCAGCCTGGCCGCGGCACCGGACAGCCTTGAGCGCCTGCGTGCCGAACTGGCCGAGGGCGAGCGCCAGCGCAACGCCTTGCGCCGCGATGCCGAGGCGGGGCTTGAGATCGACCAAGAGGCCTTCGAGCGCCTGGAGCAGCGCCTGGCCGAAGCCCATGACCAGGAAATCGAGCTGGACGCCCGCTGGGCCCGTCAGCGTGAGCTGGCCGAGCAGGTGCTGGAGCTGCGCCAGCAGGTCGCCAACGCCCCCGTCGAAGCGCCAGCGCCAACTGAAGGCGAGGAGGGCGAGGACGCCATTGTCGGCGAAAGCCGCGAACAGCTCCAGCAGCGCCTGGCCGAGACCCACCAGGCCCTGCTCGACGCCCAGGCCGAGGAACGCCTGGTCAGCGCCGAAGTGTGCCCGCGCCTGGTGGCCGAAGTGATCAGCGCCTGGACCGGCGTGCCCCTGAGCCAGCTGGCCCGCGAGCACAACGCCAAGGTGATCAGCTTCGCCGACGACCTGCGCGCGCGCATCCGTGGCCAGGAGCAGGCCGTGCACGCGCTCAACCGCGCCATGCGCGCCACCGCCGCCGGCCTGAACAAGCCCGATGCGCCGGTGGGTGTGTTCCTGCTGGTCGGCCCCAGCGGCGTCGGCAAGACCGAGACCGCGCTGGCGCTGGCCGACCTGCTGTACGGCGGCGACCGCTTCATCACCACCATCAACATGTCCGAGTTCCAGGAGAAGCACACCGTCTCGCGCCTGATCGGCGCGCCGCCCGGCTACGTCGGTTACGGCGAGGGCGGCATGCTCACCGAGGCGGTGCGCCAGAAGCCGTATTCGGTGGTGCTGCTGGACGAGGTGGAGAAGGCCGACCCGGACGTGCTCAACCTGTTCTACCAGATCTTCGACAAGGGCGTGGCCAACGACGGTGAAGGGCGCCAGATCGATTTCCGCAACACGCTGATCCTGATGACCTCGAACCTGGCCAGCGACCAGATCAGCGCCCTGTGCGAAAACGGTGAGCGCCCGGACGCCGAGCTGCTCGAACAGCATATCCGCCCGGTGCTCAGCCGCCACTTCAAGCCGGCCCTGCTGGCGCGCATGCGCGTGGTGCCGTACTACCCGGTGGGCGGCCCGGTGCTGCGCGAGCTGATCGAGATCAAGCTGGGCCGCCTGGGCGAGCGCCTGCAGCGCAGGCAACTGGCGTTCAGCCACTGCCAGGCGCTGGTCGACCACCTGGCCGAGCGTTGCAGCCAGAGCGAAAGCGGCGCGCGCCTGATCGACCACCTGATCGACACCCACGTGCTGCCCAAGGTGGCCGACCGCCTGCTCGACGCCATGGCCAGCGGCGAGGCGATCAGCCGCGTGCACGCCACCCTCGACGCGGATGCCGGCGTGATCTGCGAGTTTGCCTGA
- a CDS encoding sigma-54-dependent Fis family transcriptional regulator has protein sequence MFAHVPHPLAYAETLLGTFTDLARAADDQCLLQALVQAVAGLSGCPLVQVYLLDPTHTRLGLEAAWLDGKLLARDCSSLPADYNGEQLLQFALCQNRVVNIAELSASLFDTSFLPCQNTPWQALLAVPLVTAQQRVAGVLLCVNRERGALDGFADSLGRLGGFAMGQLQLLRRLRQPGPQPQATSPAPIAASSYGLIGQSQAMRQTCQMISKVLHSPYTVLLRGETGTGKELVARAIHDYGPRRSGAFVVQNCAAFPESLLESELFGYRKGAFTGADRDRPGLFDAADGGTLLLDEIGDMPLALQAKLLRVLQEGEIRPLGSNVTHKIDVRIIAATHRDLAQMVSDGLFREDLYYRLAQFPIELPPLRQRNGDVITLARHFCDKACDFLQRSPVGWSQAALDHLDGYAFPGNVRELKGLVERAVLLCEGDELEVGHFALNLAEPPLEDSELNLRERLEKVERRLLLDCLRKHDGNQTLAARELGLPRRTLLYRLGRLNIQIGDCEG, from the coding sequence ATGTTCGCGCACGTGCCGCACCCGCTGGCCTATGCCGAGACGCTGCTGGGCACCTTCACCGACCTGGCCCGGGCGGCGGACGACCAGTGCCTGTTGCAGGCGCTGGTGCAGGCCGTGGCCGGGCTCAGCGGTTGCCCGCTGGTGCAGGTGTACCTGCTCGACCCGACCCATACCCGGCTCGGGCTCGAAGCCGCCTGGCTCGACGGCAAGCTGCTGGCGCGCGACTGCTCCAGCCTGCCGGCCGACTACAACGGCGAGCAGCTGTTGCAGTTCGCCCTGTGCCAGAACCGTGTGGTGAACATCGCCGAACTGTCCGCCAGCCTGTTTGACACCAGCTTCCTGCCTTGCCAGAACACGCCCTGGCAGGCGCTGCTGGCGGTGCCATTGGTGACCGCGCAGCAGCGTGTCGCCGGGGTGTTGCTGTGCGTGAACCGCGAGCGCGGCGCGCTGGACGGTTTCGCCGACTCACTCGGCCGCCTGGGTGGTTTCGCCATGGGCCAGTTGCAGCTGTTGCGCCGCCTGCGCCAGCCCGGGCCACAACCCCAGGCAACCAGCCCGGCGCCGATCGCCGCCAGCAGCTATGGCCTGATCGGCCAGAGCCAGGCCATGCGCCAGACCTGCCAGATGATCAGCAAGGTCCTGCACAGCCCCTACACTGTGTTGCTGCGCGGCGAGACTGGCACCGGCAAGGAGCTGGTGGCCCGCGCCATCCACGACTACGGCCCGCGTCGCTCGGGCGCGTTCGTGGTGCAGAACTGTGCGGCGTTTCCCGAGAGCCTGCTGGAGAGCGAACTGTTCGGTTATCGCAAGGGTGCCTTCACCGGTGCCGATCGCGACCGCCCCGGGCTGTTCGATGCCGCCGACGGCGGCACCCTGCTGCTCGACGAGATCGGCGACATGCCCCTGGCCCTGCAGGCCAAGCTGTTGCGCGTGCTGCAGGAAGGCGAGATCCGCCCGCTGGGCTCCAATGTCACCCACAAGATCGACGTGCGCATCATCGCCGCGACTCACCGTGACCTGGCGCAGATGGTCAGCGACGGCCTGTTCCGCGAAGACCTGTACTACCGCCTGGCGCAGTTCCCCATCGAGCTGCCACCGCTGCGCCAACGCAACGGCGATGTCATCACCCTGGCCCGGCACTTCTGCGACAAGGCCTGCGACTTCCTCCAACGCAGCCCGGTGGGCTGGTCCCAGGCTGCCCTGGATCACCTCGACGGCTATGCCTTCCCCGGCAACGTGCGCGAGCTCAAGGGCCTGGTGGAGCGCGCGGTGCTGCTGTGCGAGGGCGATGAGCTGGAAGTCGGTCACTTCGCCTTGAACCTGGCCGAGCCACCGCTGGAGGACAGCGAGCTGAACCTGCGCGAGCGCCTGGAAAAGGTCGAGCGCCGCCTGCTGCTCGACTGCCTGCGCAAGCACGACGGCAACCAGACCCTGGCAGCCCGCGAGCTCGGCCTGCCGCGGCGCACCCTGCTGTACCGGCTGGGGCGCCTGAACATCCAGATCGGCGATTGCGAGGGCTGA
- the tagH gene encoding type VI secretion system-associated FHA domain protein TagH: protein MELVFELLDKRQHGRTDSPTKTFGRAGGEIGRAKDCHWSIEDDKRHLSSHHAQVTYENGGFYLTDISSNGVRLASSGAQLRKGEPYRIEQGAVYRLGDIEVRARLIDSEPGMDVSLGMPGGNIIPDDAFLELDPISALDQEESRLHPMDELAAMAMPEPPARQRADYAQIDRESLIVPTLVPAVAPEPAPAPAPRERRDDAFWKRFGAALGVDMDNLDEQAREDLAVQAAGLLRHSIGGLQQSLRTRSELKNELRLSLTTPQGASRNPIKAPLEADQVLGELLKPRRGGQMSAEQAVSQAFRDLQAHQVAMLGASRHALRSTLEHFAPEQLVLQFERQGRRGLFGSRWKSYVRYHQALMGNEDWSERLLAKDFARTYEEQVRLIASLHHDPQG from the coding sequence ATGGAACTGGTTTTCGAACTGCTCGACAAACGCCAGCACGGCCGCACCGACTCGCCGACCAAGACCTTCGGCCGCGCCGGTGGCGAGATCGGCCGGGCCAAGGATTGCCACTGGAGCATCGAGGATGACAAGCGTCACCTGTCCAGCCATCACGCCCAGGTCACCTACGAGAACGGCGGGTTCTACCTGACCGACATCAGCAGCAACGGCGTGCGCCTGGCCAGCAGCGGTGCCCAGCTGCGCAAGGGCGAGCCGTACCGCATCGAGCAGGGCGCGGTGTACCGCCTGGGCGACATCGAAGTGCGCGCGCGGCTGATCGACAGCGAGCCGGGCATGGATGTCAGCCTGGGCATGCCGGGCGGCAACATCATCCCCGACGACGCCTTCCTCGAACTCGACCCGATCAGCGCCCTGGACCAGGAAGAGTCCCGCCTGCATCCGATGGACGAGCTGGCGGCCATGGCCATGCCCGAGCCACCGGCCCGCCAGCGCGCCGACTACGCGCAGATCGACCGCGAAAGCCTGATCGTGCCGACCCTGGTGCCAGCCGTAGCACCGGAGCCCGCGCCTGCGCCGGCCCCGCGCGAGCGTCGCGACGACGCCTTCTGGAAGCGCTTCGGTGCCGCCCTCGGGGTGGACATGGACAACCTCGACGAGCAGGCCCGCGAAGACCTGGCGGTGCAGGCCGCCGGGCTGCTGCGCCACAGCATCGGCGGTTTGCAGCAGAGCCTGCGTACCCGCAGCGAGCTGAAGAACGAACTGCGCCTGTCGCTGACCACTCCGCAAGGTGCCAGCCGCAACCCGATCAAGGCGCCGCTGGAGGCCGACCAGGTACTCGGCGAGCTGCTCAAGCCACGCCGTGGCGGGCAGATGTCCGCCGAGCAGGCGGTGTCCCAGGCCTTCCGCGACCTGCAGGCGCACCAGGTGGCCATGCTCGGCGCCAGCCGCCACGCGCTGCGCAGCACCCTGGAGCACTTCGCCCCGGAACAGCTGGTATTGCAGTTCGAGCGCCAGGGCCGCCGGGGCCTGTTCGGTAGCCGCTGGAAATCCTACGTGCGCTACCACCAGGCCCTGATGGGCAACGAAGACTGGAGCGAGCGACTGCTGGCCAAGGACTTCGCCCGAACCTACGAAGAGCAGGTGCGCCTGATCGCTTCCCTTCATCACGACCCGCAAGGATGA
- the tssJ gene encoding type VI secretion system lipoprotein TssJ, which yields MTRITRTMLRATWALATLSWLAGCSALSPYSHMTKLDLTLTATDQLNLDINGRPSPVVVRLFELKHPVAFETTDFFSLYQRPKEALSPDMVASEEHELRPGETLTLKLSIDPDSRFVGIMAAYRDLDQAQWRRVQAIRAGERVTANFYLDQAGIHNGVPAVAQAGERP from the coding sequence ATGACTCGCATCACCCGCACGATGCTCAGGGCGACGTGGGCCCTGGCCACCTTGTCCTGGCTGGCCGGCTGCAGCGCCCTGTCGCCGTATTCGCACATGACCAAGCTCGACCTCACGCTGACCGCCACCGACCAGCTCAACCTGGACATCAATGGCCGGCCGTCGCCGGTGGTGGTGCGCCTGTTCGAGCTCAAGCACCCGGTGGCGTTCGAGACCACCGATTTCTTCAGCCTCTACCAGCGCCCGAAAGAAGCCCTGTCGCCGGACATGGTGGCCAGCGAGGAGCATGAGCTGCGTCCGGGCGAGACCCTGACCCTCAAGCTCAGCATCGACCCCGACAGCCGCTTCGTCGGCATCATGGCCGCCTACCGCGACCTCGACCAGGCGCAGTGGCGCCGGGTGCAGGCGATCCGCGCCGGCGAGCGCGTGACCGCCAACTTCTACCTGGACCAGGCCGGTATCCACAATGGCGTGCCGGCAGTGGCACAAGCGGGTGAGCGCCCATGA
- the tssK gene encoding type VI secretion system baseplate subunit TssK, translated as MNVHKVVWQEGMLLRPQHFQHNDRYYDSQMKTRTQLLGTYTWGFINLEIDLQFLNMGKLVISRAAGILPDGSLFELDGSSEPLALDVPPNTGATPIFMALPLVTGNHIEARRPEQSDVLTRYTTYEVEVSDSNAGDDNSSQINCARPDFRLLLGEQQTDQAYVKLKVCEILDTSPDGVISLDPDFVPTFIRTHSSVYLLSCLKEVISMLALRGDTLAERIRSNGKVGGAEVGDFMMLQLINRTELLLRHYLSLEQVHPEELYRTFLIMLGDLSTFSSDTKRPRLDARYQHSDQGASFRKLMESIRQVLSMVLEQHAIELELQQRQYGILVSPLHDPGLLTTASFVLAASANCESEELRQRLPSHLKVGPVERIRQLVNLHLPGLKVKPLPVAPRQIPFHANKTYFIVELDAADRAKMDGSGGFAFHVTSEFSDLELKFWAIRN; from the coding sequence ATGAATGTGCACAAGGTAGTCTGGCAGGAGGGGATGCTGCTGCGTCCCCAGCATTTCCAGCACAACGACCGTTACTACGACAGCCAGATGAAGACCCGCACCCAGTTGCTGGGTACCTACACCTGGGGCTTCATCAACCTGGAAATCGACCTGCAGTTCCTCAACATGGGCAAGCTGGTGATCAGCCGCGCCGCCGGCATCCTGCCCGACGGCAGCCTGTTCGAGCTCGACGGCAGCAGCGAGCCGCTGGCCCTGGACGTGCCGCCGAACACCGGCGCTACGCCGATCTTCATGGCCCTGCCGCTGGTCACCGGCAACCACATCGAGGCACGCCGCCCCGAGCAGTCCGATGTGCTGACCCGCTACACCACCTACGAGGTGGAGGTGTCCGACTCCAACGCCGGCGACGACAACAGCAGCCAGATCAACTGCGCGCGCCCCGACTTCCGCCTGCTGCTGGGCGAGCAGCAGACCGACCAGGCCTACGTGAAGCTCAAGGTCTGCGAGATCCTCGACACCTCGCCCGACGGCGTGATCAGCCTCGACCCGGACTTCGTGCCGACCTTCATCCGCACCCACTCCTCGGTGTACCTGCTGTCGTGCCTGAAGGAAGTCATCAGTATGCTGGCGCTGCGCGGCGACACCCTGGCCGAGCGTATCCGCTCCAACGGCAAGGTCGGTGGCGCCGAGGTCGGCGACTTCATGATGCTGCAGCTGATCAACCGTACCGAACTGCTGCTGCGCCACTACCTGAGCCTGGAGCAGGTGCACCCCGAAGAGCTGTACCGCACCTTCCTGATCATGCTGGGTGACCTGTCGACTTTCTCCAGCGACACCAAGCGCCCGCGCCTGGATGCCCGCTACCAGCACAGCGACCAGGGCGCGAGCTTCCGCAAACTGATGGAGTCGATCCGCCAGGTGCTGTCGATGGTGCTCGAGCAGCACGCCATCGAGCTGGAACTGCAGCAGCGCCAGTACGGCATCCTGGTCTCGCCGCTGCACGACCCGGGCCTGCTCACCACCGCCTCGTTCGTGCTGGCGGCCAGCGCCAACTGCGAGTCCGAGGAGCTGCGCCAGCGCCTGCCGTCGCACCTGAAGGTCGGCCCGGTGGAGCGCATCCGCCAGCTGGTCAACCTGCACCTGCCGGGGCTCAAGGTCAAACCGTTGCCGGTGGCGCCGCGGCAGATCCCGTTCCACGCCAACAAGACCTACTTCATCGTCGAACTCGACGCCGCCGACCGCGCCAAGATGGACGGCTCCGGTGGCTTCGCCTTCCACGTCACCAGTGAGTTCTCCGATCTCGAACTGAAATTCTGGGCCATCAGGAACTGA
- the icmH gene encoding type IVB secretion system protein IcmH/DotU: protein MSMDMDTPQDDKTVLFNQDGSAPEGQALTALGGSARAEPLEQRVVYSARLPSSGSFSVGLNPLVAAASELLSEVVRLKHSDTAEDLNNLKERLSACVRAFEARIHYEGVENGQVTVARYLLCTVVDEAVVTTPWGNESQWSQMSLLSAFHNETFGGEKFFSLLDRMSKNPVKHLAMLELMYLCLSLGFEGKYRVIDRGMSELEGIRDALFRQIRQLRGDVPRELSPRWEGLDQLRNSPVRIVPWWSVALFTLVCLVVMYSGFAWVLGEQRATVLQPFQTLEQPAAQTRP from the coding sequence ATGAGCATGGACATGGATACCCCCCAGGACGACAAGACCGTCCTGTTCAACCAGGATGGCTCGGCTCCGGAAGGGCAGGCGCTCACCGCCCTGGGCGGTTCGGCGCGGGCCGAGCCGCTGGAGCAGCGCGTGGTCTATTCGGCGCGCCTGCCCTCCAGCGGCAGCTTCAGTGTCGGCCTCAACCCACTGGTGGCCGCCGCCAGCGAGCTGCTCTCGGAAGTGGTGCGGCTCAAGCACAGTGACACCGCCGAAGACCTGAACAACCTCAAGGAGCGCCTGAGCGCTTGCGTGCGCGCCTTCGAGGCGCGCATTCACTACGAGGGCGTGGAGAACGGCCAGGTCACCGTGGCCCGCTACCTGCTGTGCACCGTGGTCGACGAGGCGGTGGTCACCACCCCCTGGGGCAACGAGAGCCAGTGGTCGCAGATGAGCCTGCTCAGCGCCTTCCACAACGAGACCTTCGGCGGCGAAAAGTTCTTCTCGCTGCTCGACCGCATGTCGAAGAACCCGGTCAAGCACCTGGCGATGCTCGAACTGATGTACCTGTGCCTGTCGCTGGGCTTCGAGGGCAAGTACCGGGTCATCGACCGCGGCATGTCCGAGCTGGAAGGCATTCGCGACGCGCTGTTCCGGCAGATCCGCCAGCTGCGTGGCGACGTGCCGCGCGAGCTGTCGCCGCGCTGGGAAGGCCTGGACCAGTTGCGCAACAGCCCGGTGCGCATCGTACCGTGGTGGAGCGTGGCGCTGTTCACCCTGGTGTGCCTGGTGGTGATGTATTCCGGTTTCGCCTGGGTGCTGGGGGAACAGCGCGCGACCGTCCTGCAACCCTTCCAGACGCTTGAGCAGCCTGCGGCCCAAACGCGGCCGTGA